In a genomic window of Shouchella clausii:
- a CDS encoding PLP-dependent aminotransferase family protein has protein sequence MKIEINRHSDIPIAQQIQENIADRIRSNLLEEGSKLPSVRKLAEQTGVSLMTANKAYNHLEKQGLIEKVQGKGTFVRKNSGASKTENEKKLLSYDWQLTVTDYLPRAQYMQFNTGKEKIQFSSSKIWPNLLPNRYLIKETIRILSEEPYILSTYGEGRGDITLRKEMSAYLKHLKIAIEPDDIVITNGVQQGIDIVARSFVGPGDIVVTETPTYSAAIDVFRGRGASIVSIPVDENGMRVDLLPSLKNKPKVIYTIPSFQNPTGTLLSKKRRQLLLDFAQSNEIIVIEDDSWSEIYFDGKPPLPIKSLDEYGHVIYLKGLSKTLSPGCRIGVMATSGTNLNRIIAAKTISDLGTPLLNQKAVLSFLRSNRMKEHVKKLRIALKLRRDRVIDLLTVYAPKEVTWIVPKGGVNIWISLPPWVDTNEMLFEAKKFGISFLPGSACYPKEPAMNHLRLCFAAVEDQLLETGIKTLCKIFTTFIEERHEESNMPLV, from the coding sequence TTGAAAATAGAAATAAATCGGCATTCTGACATACCGATTGCCCAACAAATTCAAGAGAACATCGCTGACCGGATTCGCTCCAACTTGCTCGAAGAAGGAAGCAAGTTACCATCTGTCCGTAAACTAGCAGAACAAACTGGGGTAAGTCTTATGACTGCAAACAAAGCTTATAACCATTTAGAGAAACAAGGGTTGATCGAAAAAGTCCAAGGAAAAGGGACTTTTGTCCGAAAAAATAGCGGGGCAAGCAAAACGGAAAACGAAAAAAAGCTGCTATCTTATGATTGGCAATTAACGGTTACTGATTACTTGCCACGTGCTCAGTACATGCAATTTAATACAGGGAAAGAAAAAATCCAGTTTTCCTCCTCTAAGATATGGCCCAACTTACTTCCGAACCGTTACCTCATAAAAGAAACAATAAGAATCCTTTCTGAGGAACCTTATATACTTTCTACTTATGGAGAAGGACGAGGAGACATCACACTAAGGAAAGAAATGTCAGCTTATTTAAAACATTTAAAGATAGCGATTGAACCAGACGATATTGTCATTACGAATGGGGTGCAACAAGGCATTGATATTGTTGCCCGTAGTTTTGTTGGCCCAGGAGACATTGTGGTTACCGAGACTCCTACTTACTCGGCGGCAATTGACGTATTCAGAGGCAGAGGGGCATCGATTGTATCGATTCCAGTCGACGAGAACGGAATGAGAGTGGATTTACTGCCATCATTGAAAAATAAACCAAAGGTGATTTATACAATCCCCTCTTTTCAAAATCCAACTGGAACATTGCTCAGTAAAAAGCGACGGCAACTACTGCTTGATTTTGCGCAATCAAACGAGATTATTGTGATCGAAGACGATTCTTGGAGTGAAATTTATTTTGACGGTAAACCCCCGCTGCCAATAAAAAGCCTAGATGAGTATGGTCATGTGATTTATTTGAAAGGATTAAGCAAAACACTGTCCCCAGGATGTCGAATTGGGGTGATGGCTACTTCAGGTACGAATTTGAACAGAATCATAGCCGCCAAAACCATTAGCGATTTAGGTACTCCTTTGTTAAACCAAAAGGCGGTACTGTCTTTTTTACGTTCGAATCGAATGAAAGAGCATGTAAAAAAGCTGCGGATCGCTTTAAAATTAAGAAGGGATCGTGTTATCGACCTTCTCACTGTATATGCCCCGAAGGAAGTAACGTGGATTGTCCCAAAAGGAGGAGTCAATATTTGGATATCGCTGCCCCCTTGGGTCGATACCAATGAAATGCTGTTTGAAGCAAAGAAATTTGGCATCTCCTTTCTCCCTGGATCTGCTTGCTACCCTAAAGAACCTGCCATGAATCATCTGCGGTTGTGTTTTGCTGCTGTAGAGGATCAATTATTAGAAACTGGCATCAAGACACTTTGTAAAATTTTTACGACTTTTATTGAAGAACGACATGAAGAATCAAACATGCCTCTTGTTTAA
- a CDS encoding AzlC family ABC transporter permease, with product MKAETKENPWQSTEKKAAFMDGVYACVPTLLGYLSIGFAAGVVAKTAGLSVLEITLMSLFLYAGSAQFIAASMIGASFSVIAIAITIFFINIRHLLMTAALAPYLKNLSIGKNILIGAQVTDETFGVAANRLPNMNGNRFYWMLGLNITAYINWVLANVLGGLFGELVTDISALGIDFALPAMFAGLLVLQMISRSKYAIDLTVALLAIALVIGVHYLIPGSWSVIIATLIATTIGMVIKQWK from the coding sequence ATGAAGGCGGAAACAAAAGAAAATCCTTGGCAGTCTACAGAAAAAAAAGCAGCATTTATGGATGGCGTCTATGCGTGTGTACCTACATTGTTAGGTTATTTAAGCATTGGTTTTGCTGCGGGTGTCGTTGCAAAAACGGCAGGTTTAAGTGTACTTGAAATTACATTAATGTCGTTATTTCTCTATGCTGGTTCTGCACAATTTATTGCTGCAAGCATGATCGGAGCTTCCTTTTCAGTCATTGCCATTGCGATTACGATTTTCTTTATAAACATTCGCCATTTGTTAATGACTGCTGCTTTAGCACCTTATTTAAAGAATCTTTCTATCGGGAAGAATATATTGATTGGTGCACAAGTAACAGACGAAACATTTGGCGTAGCAGCAAACCGTTTACCAAATATGAACGGAAACCGGTTTTATTGGATGCTTGGGCTAAATATAACAGCTTATATCAATTGGGTATTAGCAAATGTGCTAGGAGGGCTATTTGGTGAACTGGTCACGGATATAAGCGCATTAGGAATCGACTTTGCTTTGCCTGCCATGTTCGCGGGTTTATTAGTATTGCAAATGATCAGTCGTTCGAAATATGCCATTGATTTAACCGTTGCCTTGCTTGCAATTGCATTGGTGATTGGTGTTCATTACTTGATCCCAGGAAGCTGGTCGGTCATTATTGCAACGTTAATTGCGACGACTATTGGGATGGTGATAAAACAATGGAAATAA
- a CDS encoding B3/B4 domain-containing protein, producing MANLEIAISDEVLKSYPDVTISGLAVKGIDTKTDKSEELERYMNHAVYQHEDTDDSLAKSEIQNWRSIYSDMGVKPSKVLCSFESLYKRVSKGKKVFGINKLVDAYNAVSLKHCLCMGGYDLDQITGSISLRYGRKGEEMLPIGGDKPIRIDEKVVAYSDAGSILCVYWNHRDADHTQITDKTKNVVFFVDQIQGGDNRAKLALTDLSKLISDFSNNDVTIDFFSLDKQKPVYQL from the coding sequence TTGGCTAACTTAGAGATCGCTATTTCCGATGAAGTGCTCAAAAGCTACCCAGACGTAACCATTTCTGGATTGGCGGTAAAAGGGATTGATACAAAAACAGACAAATCGGAGGAACTCGAAAGGTACATGAATCATGCCGTTTATCAGCATGAAGACACAGATGACTCGTTAGCAAAGAGTGAGATACAAAACTGGAGATCTATTTACAGTGATATGGGAGTTAAACCGAGCAAAGTATTGTGTTCATTTGAAAGTTTATATAAAAGAGTCTCTAAAGGAAAAAAGGTGTTCGGTATCAATAAGTTGGTAGATGCCTACAATGCTGTATCTTTAAAGCATTGTTTGTGCATGGGAGGATATGATCTCGACCAAATTACCGGAAGTATTTCTTTAAGGTATGGGAGAAAAGGCGAAGAAATGCTTCCTATAGGCGGTGATAAACCTATACGAATAGATGAAAAAGTGGTTGCCTATTCAGATGCAGGATCAATCTTATGTGTCTATTGGAACCACCGGGATGCTGATCATACTCAAATTACGGACAAGACCAAAAATGTTGTCTTTTTTGTTGACCAAATACAAGGGGGCGATAACAGAGCAAAATTGGCATTAACAGATTTATCCAAACTAATAAGTGATTTTTCTAATAACGACGTTACAATCGATTTCTTCAGTTTGGATAAACAAAAGCCGGTGTACCAACTTTAA
- a CDS encoding trans-sulfuration enzyme family protein, translating into MKPIATGIETNKTRLGFQTACTHGGDHWNKSGHLSPPICQSTAFEFPTTSEGAVRAADIKADEFYGRWGSRNERELEALIAALEEADDALCASSGLGAISMITHAFLNPGDHFIAVHNCYSETKILHESLAEQLSVNVTFIDSSDINNYKQAIQPNTKLVFAETPANPTLSLVDISKVAALVHEQSDAVFVVDSTFATPYNQKPLKHGADIVVHSATKYLGGHSDVVAGVCAGSTELIDKVRHKYSFHGPHLDPFGAWLLCRGIRTLGLRMEKHNENALKLAQFLETHPKIRQVFYPFSESHPQYKLATKQMTGGGGMICFELKDGMDGGLGLISNVKLNKMAVSLGGYASTITHPASMTHNLLPREEREKGGITDGMIRFSVGIEEYEDIRDDLSQALDKI; encoded by the coding sequence ATGAAACCTATCGCTACTGGAATAGAAACAAACAAAACTCGTTTAGGATTTCAAACAGCCTGTACACACGGAGGGGATCATTGGAATAAATCAGGCCATTTAAGTCCCCCTATTTGTCAGTCCACTGCTTTCGAATTCCCGACTACTTCAGAAGGTGCGGTTCGTGCAGCAGACATTAAGGCAGATGAATTTTATGGAAGGTGGGGGAGCAGGAATGAACGTGAGTTAGAAGCTTTGATCGCTGCACTAGAAGAAGCAGACGATGCGCTTTGTGCTTCTTCTGGATTAGGTGCTATCTCCATGATTACACATGCGTTTTTAAATCCAGGAGATCATTTTATCGCTGTTCATAACTGTTACTCTGAAACGAAAATATTACATGAGTCTTTAGCAGAGCAATTATCTGTTAATGTCACGTTTATTGATTCTAGTGACATCAATAACTACAAACAGGCGATTCAACCGAATACAAAGTTAGTTTTTGCTGAAACCCCAGCCAACCCCACTTTAAGTTTAGTAGATATTTCTAAAGTAGCTGCACTCGTTCATGAACAAAGCGACGCAGTCTTTGTAGTCGATTCAACATTTGCTACACCTTATAATCAAAAACCGCTGAAGCATGGGGCGGATATCGTTGTCCATTCTGCCACAAAATATTTAGGTGGGCATTCTGATGTTGTAGCGGGTGTATGTGCTGGTTCAACGGAGTTGATCGATAAAGTTCGCCATAAATATTCCTTCCATGGTCCGCACCTAGACCCTTTTGGAGCGTGGCTGCTATGTAGAGGTATTCGAACTCTTGGGCTAAGGATGGAAAAGCATAACGAAAACGCGTTGAAATTAGCTCAATTTCTAGAGACACACCCGAAAATTAGACAAGTGTTTTATCCATTTTCTGAAAGCCATCCTCAATACAAACTAGCTACTAAACAAATGACTGGCGGCGGTGGCATGATTTGTTTTGAACTTAAAGATGGTATGGATGGCGGGCTTGGCTTGATTTCAAACGTGAAACTAAACAAGATGGCTGTCAGTTTAGGCGGGTATGCGAGCACCATTACCCATCCAGCGTCGATGACGCATAATTTATTGCCGAGAGAAGAACGTGAAAAAGGCGGCATTACAGATGGCATGATAAGGTTTTCTGTCGGAATTGAAGAATATGAAGATATAAGAGACGACTTATCCCAAGCGCTTGATAAAATATAA
- the hutH gene encoding histidine ammonia-lyase has translation MVILTGRSLTLDDMEAILYKGVKVGLSQSCINEIEASRRAVEKIVQDGRTVYGINTGFGKFSDVQIAAADTEELQRNLILSHACGVGGYFSDEISQAMMVLRANALAKGFSGVRLEVVEMLLELINKDVYPCIPSQGSLGASGDLAPLSHLALVLIGEGEVRYRGECMSTASCFAKLGIQPLTLQAKEGLALINGTQAMTAVGVVAYLEAEKLAYQGEQIAAVTMEGLQGIIDAFDQAVHVARGYQEQIDVAARMRHLLQGSKLTTKQGEKRVQDAYSLRCIPQVHGAVWQALGYVKDKLLIEMNAATDNPLLFDEGEKVISGGNFHGEPIAFAMDFLCIAMAELGNIAERRVERLVNPQLNDLPPFLSPAPGLQSGAMIMQYVAASLVSENKTLAHPASVDSIPSSANQEDHVSMGTIAARHALQIVENVRRICAIEAICALQAVEYRGIAAMAPATKAFFVEARRVVPTITADRVFAKDIEAMAQWLHHGGKAAAVPS, from the coding sequence ATGGTTATTTTAACAGGGCGTTCGTTGACGCTGGATGACATGGAAGCGATTTTGTACAAAGGGGTGAAGGTAGGCTTAAGCCAATCGTGCATTAACGAGATTGAAGCAAGCCGTCGGGCTGTTGAAAAGATCGTCCAAGACGGACGAACCGTATATGGCATCAATACGGGGTTTGGAAAGTTCAGTGACGTTCAAATTGCTGCTGCCGATACTGAAGAGCTTCAACGAAACTTAATCTTATCCCATGCATGTGGGGTAGGCGGTTATTTTTCCGATGAAATTTCCCAGGCAATGATGGTGCTGCGGGCTAATGCACTCGCAAAAGGGTTCTCCGGCGTCCGATTAGAAGTTGTGGAAATGCTGCTCGAGTTGATCAATAAAGATGTATATCCGTGTATTCCTTCACAAGGGTCGCTCGGGGCGAGCGGCGACTTGGCGCCATTATCCCATTTAGCCCTTGTGTTAATCGGAGAGGGAGAAGTCCGTTATCGCGGCGAGTGTATGAGTACTGCATCGTGCTTTGCTAAACTCGGTATTCAACCTCTTACGCTGCAAGCGAAAGAAGGGTTAGCCCTCATAAACGGCACACAAGCGATGACAGCCGTCGGGGTTGTCGCTTACTTAGAAGCAGAAAAATTGGCGTATCAAGGGGAGCAGATTGCTGCGGTGACGATGGAAGGGCTTCAAGGCATTATAGATGCTTTCGATCAAGCCGTTCATGTTGCTAGAGGCTACCAAGAACAAATAGACGTTGCTGCACGGATGCGGCATCTTTTGCAAGGGAGTAAATTAACGACTAAACAAGGGGAGAAACGGGTTCAAGATGCCTATTCCCTTCGCTGCATCCCCCAAGTTCACGGCGCCGTTTGGCAAGCGCTCGGCTATGTAAAGGATAAGTTGCTTATTGAAATGAATGCCGCGACAGACAATCCTCTTTTGTTTGATGAAGGGGAGAAAGTGATTTCTGGCGGTAACTTTCATGGCGAGCCGATTGCGTTTGCGATGGACTTTCTTTGCATTGCGATGGCGGAGCTTGGCAATATTGCAGAGCGGCGCGTCGAACGACTCGTCAATCCACAGCTGAATGATTTGCCGCCATTTTTAAGCCCGGCTCCTGGGCTCCAGTCAGGGGCGATGATCATGCAGTATGTTGCAGCCTCCCTTGTCTCAGAAAATAAAACGTTGGCGCATCCAGCAAGCGTTGACTCCATTCCATCCTCGGCCAATCAAGAAGACCATGTCAGCATGGGGACCATTGCCGCCCGCCATGCTTTGCAGATTGTCGAAAATGTACGCCGCATATGCGCAATTGAAGCGATTTGCGCGCTGCAAGCTGTTGAATATCGAGGCATAGCGGCGATGGCTCCAGCCACAAAAGCCTTTTTTGTAGAGGCGCGCCGAGTTGTACCAACGATTACGGCTGACCGAGTATTTGCCAAAGATATTGAAGCGATGGCGCAGTGGCTTCACCATGGGGGAAAAGCAGCAGCAGTGCCGAGTTAA
- the glnA gene encoding type I glutamate--ammonia ligase: MTTQAPTRESLIETIRETIEKKNVELLHMQFVDLEGMLKHVTITAEQLDQAVNGKTMFDGSSITGFTPINQSDLYLSPDLTTFAVLPWTEEEGYSEARFLCSVKNPDGSDFEGDPRNILKKTVKRAADKGYSISVGPELEFFLFDTDEHGEPTMRTQDAGGYFEPSPKDDGEKVRLAIYKALRMMGFTIEASHHEVAVGQHEINFKYSDALGSADAATTYKWVVKTVAKQFGLHATFMPKPLGGANGNGMHVNMSLFDIEKQENSFYNEDDKNALSKTAYHFIAGLLDNVKDFVAITNPLVNSYKRLVPGYEAPCYIAWSASNRSALVRIPATRGPGTRVEIRCPDPSANPYLAFAVIASAGLDGVENEIECPASVDADIFSMSSAEIKERAIENLPTSLEDAINRFETGAIGRKTLGDHAFEEYIELKRSEWDDFRTSVHPWEVASYQSKF; the protein is encoded by the coding sequence ATGACGACACAAGCGCCAACTCGCGAAAGCTTAATTGAGACGATCCGGGAAACGATTGAAAAGAAAAATGTCGAGCTGCTTCATATGCAGTTTGTTGATCTTGAAGGCATGCTCAAACATGTGACGATTACGGCAGAGCAATTGGATCAAGCTGTGAACGGCAAAACCATGTTTGACGGTTCTTCGATTACAGGTTTTACGCCAATTAACCAATCAGACTTGTACTTGTCCCCCGACTTGACGACGTTTGCCGTTCTTCCTTGGACGGAAGAAGAAGGCTACTCAGAAGCACGTTTTTTATGCAGCGTGAAAAATCCTGATGGCTCTGATTTTGAGGGCGATCCACGGAACATTTTAAAAAAAACGGTTAAGCGTGCAGCCGACAAAGGCTACTCGATTAGCGTAGGCCCAGAGCTTGAGTTTTTCCTTTTCGACACGGATGAACATGGCGAACCGACGATGCGCACTCAAGACGCTGGTGGCTATTTTGAACCTTCTCCAAAAGACGACGGTGAAAAAGTGCGCCTCGCTATTTACAAAGCACTGCGGATGATGGGCTTCACGATTGAAGCTTCTCACCATGAAGTGGCAGTCGGTCAGCATGAAATTAATTTTAAATATTCGGATGCATTAGGGTCTGCCGATGCAGCAACGACGTATAAATGGGTTGTAAAAACAGTTGCGAAACAATTTGGCCTCCACGCTACATTCATGCCAAAACCACTTGGCGGAGCAAACGGAAACGGCATGCACGTCAATATGTCGTTGTTCGATATCGAAAAGCAAGAAAACAGTTTCTACAATGAAGACGATAAAAATGCGCTTTCCAAGACGGCCTATCACTTTATCGCGGGCTTGCTTGACAACGTCAAAGACTTTGTGGCAATAACAAATCCACTTGTTAACTCATACAAACGCCTTGTTCCAGGCTACGAAGCACCATGTTACATTGCTTGGTCTGCTTCCAACCGTTCGGCGCTTGTCCGCATCCCGGCTACGAGGGGCCCTGGCACTCGTGTGGAAATCCGTTGTCCAGATCCGTCCGCAAACCCTTATCTTGCTTTTGCGGTTATCGCCTCTGCTGGATTGGACGGCGTTGAGAACGAAATCGAATGCCCAGCGTCTGTAGATGCGGATATTTTCAGCATGTCTTCCGCGGAAATTAAGGAGCGGGCGATTGAGAACTTACCTACAAGCCTTGAAGATGCGATTAATCGTTTTGAAACAGGGGCCATTGGCCGTAAAACTCTTGGCGATCATGCGTTTGAAGAATACATTGAATTAAAACGCAGCGAATGGGATGACTTCCGTACGAGTGTGCATCCTTGGGAAGTTGCCTCTTACCAAAGCAAGTTTTAA
- a CDS encoding fatty acid desaturase family protein, whose protein sequence is MEHKLEKATFSKDIKDRVRALQERDNWRNLFTIAFDWLVIIGAIALVRTFPMWWVYLISIAIIGSRMRAFDNLMHEASHFQLFKNRIMNKWIACFFVAFPVFTSFTAYCQSHYLHHRHLWHEQKDPDTKRYALMGLDKPQDDIRTFVLRHVLKPLTLIHVPKYIYGTIKVNILTKEEPLSEKVAKFLFWPVIVLLSVVFDFWLELFLFWFIPLLTTFQIIRYWAEMAEHSGLKNTHELYSSRNTFGNPIQRFFLHPHHDNYHLVHHLFPAVPHYRLKKAHTILMENESYREAHHCTGFFKSFLPGFYSVIQDICGLRFRENRPTKKAE, encoded by the coding sequence ATGGAACACAAATTGGAAAAAGCTACTTTTTCAAAAGATATTAAAGATCGAGTGAGAGCCCTCCAGGAACGAGATAACTGGCGGAATTTGTTCACAATTGCTTTTGACTGGCTTGTCATTATTGGAGCGATTGCGTTAGTTCGAACATTTCCTATGTGGTGGGTGTATTTAATATCTATAGCCATCATAGGAAGTAGAATGAGGGCATTTGACAATCTTATGCATGAGGCTAGCCATTTTCAATTATTTAAGAATAGAATAATGAATAAATGGATTGCCTGTTTTTTTGTAGCTTTTCCGGTGTTTACTTCGTTTACTGCCTACTGTCAATCCCATTATTTGCATCATCGTCATTTATGGCATGAGCAAAAAGATCCAGATACGAAACGATATGCGTTAATGGGGTTAGATAAACCACAAGACGACATTCGGACATTTGTCCTTAGACATGTTTTAAAACCGTTAACGTTAATCCACGTCCCTAAATACATTTACGGGACCATTAAAGTTAATATTTTGACAAAAGAAGAACCACTCTCGGAAAAAGTCGCGAAGTTTTTATTTTGGCCAGTTATCGTGCTATTAAGTGTGGTATTTGATTTTTGGTTAGAGCTTTTCCTATTTTGGTTTATTCCTTTATTGACCACATTTCAGATTATACGCTACTGGGCGGAAATGGCTGAACATTCAGGTTTAAAAAACACGCATGAGCTGTATTCAAGCAGAAACACGTTTGGGAACCCAATCCAACGTTTCTTTCTCCATCCTCATCACGACAATTATCATTTGGTTCATCATCTCTTTCCAGCGGTTCCCCATTATCGTTTAAAAAAAGCGCACACGATCCTAATGGAGAATGAGAGCTATAGAGAAGCGCATCATTGTACCGGTTTCTTTAAATCATTTTTACCGGGTTTCTATAGTGTCATTCAGGATATTTGCGGATTACGTTTCCGAGAAAATCGGCCAACTAAAAAAGCAGAATGA
- a CDS encoding AzlD domain-containing protein encodes MEINSYILLVIIATALVTFIPRVLPLVVLTRMELPAWLLKWLDYVPIAIIAALLGQEIFINQEGNISFSLYNLNIYAIIPTFLVAIISRSLLATVLSGVFTMMVLQYLF; translated from the coding sequence ATGGAAATAAATTCGTATATTTTATTGGTCATTATAGCCACAGCACTTGTTACCTTTATCCCACGAGTCCTTCCATTAGTTGTCCTTACTAGAATGGAGTTACCAGCGTGGTTATTAAAATGGCTTGATTACGTGCCTATAGCGATTATTGCTGCATTACTAGGTCAAGAAATCTTCATTAATCAAGAGGGGAATATATCCTTTTCGTTGTATAATTTAAACATTTACGCCATTATACCGACTTTTTTAGTAGCGATCATTTCCCGTAGCTTATTAGCCACTGTTTTATCGGGGGTGTTCACCATGATGGTCTTGCAATATCTTTTTTAG
- a CDS encoding DUF4064 domain-containing protein has translation MVKRTGERVLGIIGIVLFMLGTLFLGGATVLQGQGFYEDFFMEMANEDSELWEGQENPPTVSEEDAAATSAFFEDLNFGMYTLASFIAGVAGIVAVVLVGKKPVVASILFLGSTLLYAIMAAFTLAFIIPFLPMLLYIIAGIMALVRKPKQPELS, from the coding sequence ATGGTGAAACGAACTGGCGAACGTGTTCTTGGCATTATCGGAATAGTGTTGTTTATGCTCGGAACATTGTTTTTAGGAGGCGCTACGGTACTCCAAGGCCAAGGCTTTTATGAAGACTTTTTTATGGAAATGGCCAATGAAGATAGTGAGCTATGGGAAGGGCAAGAAAACCCGCCTACAGTCAGCGAAGAAGATGCTGCTGCGACGTCTGCGTTTTTTGAAGACCTCAATTTCGGGATGTACACGCTTGCTTCCTTTATAGCGGGAGTTGCAGGGATTGTTGCTGTTGTCCTTGTTGGCAAAAAGCCCGTGGTGGCAAGCATTTTGTTTTTAGGGTCTACACTTCTTTATGCGATCATGGCCGCCTTTACGCTTGCATTCATTATCCCATTCTTGCCAATGCTGTTGTATATTATTGCTGGAATTATGGCGCTTGTGCGCAAACCAAAACAGCCAGAGTTGAGCTGA
- the pdxK gene encoding pyridoxine/pyridoxal/pyridoxamine kinase has protein sequence MERYKALTIAGSDTSGGAGIQADLKTFQELGVYGMNALTTIVAQNPFENWAHEVFPQDAKLVGKQIDTVLKGIGADAVKTGMLGSIEIIELVANKIEEYGVNKVVVDPVMVCKGADEALNPETDACLRDVLVPKAFVVTPNLFEATQLSGQRIETLDDVKRAAQTIHQLGADHVVIKGGSKLNHPQAVDVWYDGQSFTLLENPEIDTTYTHGAGCTFAAAITAMLAKGKSVEEAIHTAKDFVTAAIKHGSRLNEYVGSVAHGAYRHEKQN, from the coding sequence ATGGAACGTTATAAAGCATTAACAATTGCTGGCTCAGATACAAGCGGTGGTGCCGGCATCCAAGCGGACTTGAAGACATTTCAAGAACTTGGCGTTTATGGCATGAATGCCTTGACGACTATTGTTGCGCAAAATCCGTTTGAAAACTGGGCCCATGAAGTATTCCCCCAAGATGCCAAACTCGTCGGCAAACAAATAGACACAGTGTTAAAAGGCATTGGCGCTGATGCGGTTAAAACAGGAATGCTTGGATCGATTGAAATCATTGAACTTGTTGCCAACAAAATTGAAGAGTATGGCGTTAACAAGGTTGTTGTCGATCCAGTGATGGTTTGCAAAGGCGCAGATGAAGCGCTCAATCCAGAAACGGATGCATGCCTGCGCGATGTCCTCGTACCAAAAGCATTTGTCGTTACGCCAAACTTGTTTGAAGCCACGCAGCTTTCTGGGCAACGTATTGAAACACTCGACGATGTCAAACGTGCAGCGCAAACGATTCACCAACTAGGCGCAGACCATGTTGTCATTAAGGGTGGAAGCAAGCTTAACCACCCGCAAGCAGTTGATGTTTGGTATGATGGCCAGTCTTTCACATTGCTTGAAAATCCAGAAATCGATACGACCTATACCCACGGAGCAGGCTGCACGTTTGCCGCAGCCATCACTGCTATGCTTGCAAAAGGCAAATCGGTTGAGGAAGCGATCCACACAGCGAAAGACTTTGTCACTGCCGCGATCAAGCACGGCAGCAGACTCAACGAATACGTCGGTTCCGTTGCCCACGGCGCCTACCGCCACGAAAAACAAAACTAA
- a CDS encoding GNAT family N-acetyltransferase, whose translation MIRPFRPADKDYIIQSHYELYNREFQYDLSFRDFIADSVTGFMDRSNRRENIWILEINGKQKGSISIKEASDETAQLGLFLLDPSTRGCGYGQELLETAIAFCKETSFENIILWTNSDHKAARKLYQRNGFELTETRVRLLSNKQLTEEQWARPLSFR comes from the coding sequence ATGATACGACCATTTAGACCAGCGGACAAAGATTACATTATTCAGTCACATTACGAGTTATATAACAGAGAATTTCAATATGACTTATCGTTTCGTGATTTTATTGCAGACAGTGTAACGGGGTTTATGGACAGGTCCAATCGTCGAGAAAACATTTGGATCCTAGAGATTAACGGCAAACAAAAAGGCTCAATTAGTATAAAAGAGGCGAGCGATGAGACAGCACAACTCGGTTTGTTTCTCCTTGACCCTTCCACAAGAGGGTGTGGCTACGGACAGGAGTTGCTAGAAACAGCGATTGCGTTTTGTAAGGAAACAAGCTTTGAGAACATCATTCTGTGGACAAATAGTGATCACAAAGCGGCACGAAAGCTCTATCAACGAAATGGATTTGAACTTACAGAAACAAGAGTTCGACTGTTGTCAAATAAACAACTAACCGAAGAGCAATGGGCGCGGCCCCTCTCGTTTCGCTAA